The proteins below are encoded in one region of Apium graveolens cultivar Ventura chromosome 4, ASM990537v1, whole genome shotgun sequence:
- the LOC141719158 gene encoding pentatricopeptide repeat-containing protein At2g22410, mitochondrial-like, whose translation MMLQNPCLCRALLTLLIHLYIVKKDLQVSENLGNGLLNMYVKSGDMDSAEKLFDGIDMKTVFAWMSMIEGYMQKGDWESASVFFDRMPEKDVTAWNVMLNGFIVGNDLAVAEVLFRRAPEKDVVSWNCMIAGYAENKNFTRSLELFKEMMLADIRPDIITIGSLLAVCGFAGAVNLGESVHSIMKKQNIVGEEVEVALMDMYNKCGASDEAMKSFDDISTKSVLAWSAMIVGLAMNGLSREALDSFAQMQYEHVKPNEVTFIGVLSACSYAGWVEEGRRVYDAMIEVYGIRPRSEHFGCMVDILARAGLLEETETFIQNLPVKADAGVWGALLGGCRMHDDVQMREKVAEILTRGYIHLQA comes from the coding sequence ATGATGCTACAAAATCCCTGTTTATGCAGAGCATTATTAACATTGCTGATTCATTTGTATATAGTGAAGAAAGATCTGCAGGTTTCGGAGAATCTGGGAAATGGGTTGCTGAATATGTATGTTAAGTCTGGAGATATGGATTCGGCTGAGAAATTGTTTGATGGGATTGACATGAAGACGGTTTTTGCATGGATGTCTATGATAGAGGGCTATATGCAGAAAGGTGATTGGGAAAGTGCCAGTGTGTTCTTTGATCGAATGCCTGAAAAGGATGTAACTGCCTGGAATGTGATGCTTAATGGATTCATCGTGGGGAATGATTTAGCTGTTGCTGAAGTTTTGTTTAGAAGAGCGCCAGAGAAAGATGTGGTTTCATGGAACTGTATGATTGCAGGGTATGCTGAAAACAAGAACTTCACAAGATCTTTGGAGTTGTTTAAAGAGATGATGTTAGCAGATATCAGGCCGGATATAATAACAATAGGCAGTCTTCTAGCTGTTTGTGGCTTTGCAGGTGCAGTGAATTTAGGTGAGTCAGTTCATTCTATCATGAAGAAACAGAACATCGTGGGGGAGGAAGTTGAAGTAGCTTTAATGGATATGTACAACAAGTGTGGTGCTTCAGATGAAGCTATGAAGTCATTTGACGACATTTCCACAAAATCCGTGTTGGCCTGGAGTGCCATGATTGTTGGTTTGGCGATGAATGGTCTTTCCAGAGAAGCACTAGACTCTTTTGCACAAATGCAATATGAACATGTAAAGCCAAATGAGGTGACTTTCATCGGTGTTTTGTCAGCATGCAGCTACGCAGGCTGGGTTGAGGAAGGAAGAAGGGTATACGATGCAATGATAGAAGTTTATGGCATTAGGCCAAGATCTGAACACTTTGGTTGTATGGTTGACATACTTGCACGAGCTGGATTATTAGAGGAAACAGAAACTTTTATCCAGAATTTGCCAGTCAAGGCCGATGCAGGTGTTTGGGGAGCCCTTCTTGGCGGATGTAGAATGCACGACGATGTTCAGATGAGGGAGAAGGTTGCTGAAATTCTGACCAGAGGGTACATCCACTTGCAAGCTTGA